DNA sequence from the Dehalococcoidia bacterium genome:
AGGGCGGCCAAAAAACCGCGCTCCTGATAGAGGGCTTCCACGATGGCCCGCTTAGAAGGGAAGTGGTAATAGATGGCCGCCTCCGTGAGCCCCGCCGCCCGCGCGATGGCGCGCACGGAGGCGCCGTGAAAGCCTTCGCGAGCGAAGAGGCGAAGGGCCACCGAGAGGATGCGCCGCCTAGTGGCCTCGCCACCCCGCCGCCGGCCAGCCCTCCCCTTGACCTTGACGCTGCCCGGTGACATGACTCCTCTACAATGTTGCTATCGCATGCGGGCTAGATAAACGATCGTTAGTTTAATCAACGTGAGGCGATACAGGGGATCAAGGGTGGCACGCTCTGGGGGGTCCCTGTCCCGCGCTATGATGGCGGCGCGGCTGCATGCGCCAAGCTCGCCCCTGCTCATCGAGGAAGTGCCGGTGCCCACCCCCAGCCCAGGCGAGGCCCTGGTGCGCGTGCTGGCAGCCGGCGTCTGCGGCTCCGACCGCCACATGTTCCGCGGCCAGCTGCCGGTGGCCAACACGCCCATCGTCTTGGGCCACGAGATAGCAGGCACGGTGGAGGCCATCGGCCCTGGCGTCCAGGGGGTGGAGCCTGGGCAGGCCGTCATCGTCAGGCCGGGCATCCCTTGCGGCCGATGCAGAGCTTGTCAGGCCGGCGATGACAACCTGTGCCCTCAACAGAAGGTCCTGGGCGTGAGCGAGGACGGCGGCTTCGCCCAGTACGTCCGGGCGCCCATGGATACCCTGGTGCCCTTGCCCGAGGGCATCCCCTTCGAGGTAGGTGCCATCCTGGCCGATGCGGTAGCCACGCCCTATCACGCCCTAGTGGTACGGGGCCGGCTGAAGGAAGGGGAGCGGGTGCTCATAATCGGTCCCGGGGGCGTAGGCCTTCACGCCGTGCTTCTGGCCCGGGCCCTGGGCGCCGACGTGGTGGTGGCCTCAGACGTGCGGCCCCAAGCCCTCCAGCGGGCGGGCGAGATGGGCGCCCACCACACCATCTTGGCATCAGAGACCCTCCATAATGAGGTTCAGCACCTGATGGGCGGCGTTGACCTCGCCCTGGACTGCGTGGGGCAGCGGGAGACGCTCATGGAGGCGGTACGCAGCCTCCGGCCCGGCGGACGCGCCGTCATTGTGGGCATGGGCTAACAGGACCTGTCCTTGCCTCCCCCCACCATCTTCGCCTGGCGTGAGCTCACCGTCATGGGCTCCTACGGGAGCAGGCGGCGCGATCTGGACCAGGTGATAGGGCTGGTGCTATCGGGGCGCCTCGACCTTTCCCGCTCTGTCACGGCGCGGTTTCCCCTGCGGGAGGCCAACGCGGCGCTGGCGCAGCTGGACGAGCCCGAGGCCGACCACGTGCGCATCGTGCTCCTGCCCTGGGAGGAGAGACCATGACCCAGCCACCCAAGCGCCGCCATGTGGGGGAGTTCCTGGCGAAGGGCGATTGGAGCGATTATTGGACCACCCGCATCAGCCGCGTGGAGGAGGGGCGCATCTGGGTGCGCGGCTACCCCCTGGAGGAGATTGTGGAGAGGCTCTCCTTCGTAGAGGCGATGTGGCTGCTCATCCGAGGCGAGCTCCCCACCAAGCGGGAGGCTGCCCTATGGGAGCTCCTTCTGAAGGTGGCGATGGACCAGCAGTTCATAAGCGCCGCCACCTGCGCCGCCCGCTTCGTAGCCTCCGCCCATCCCGAGTCCCCCATTCCTGGAGTTGCCGCGGGGATACTGGCCCACGGCAGCGTTACCGGCTCCCCTCGGCCAGCGGCCGAGATGATCTACAGAACCTACCAGGCTATGGAGCGCGAAGGGCTATCGCCGCAGGAGGCCGGCCTGCGGACAGTGGACGCTTACCTTGCCCGCGGCGAGTCTGTCCCAGGCCTCGGGCACCCCATCCACAAGACCGCAGAGCCCCGGGCAGAGCTGCTCCGGCGCAAGGCGCAAGAGATGGGCGCCTGGGGCCCCAAGGCGCAGCTTATGGAGGTCATCCAGGAAGCCACCCAGCAGCGCATCGGCAAGAGGCTGCCCATCAACCTGGCGGGCATGATGGCCGCCCTCTACTGCGAGCTGGGGTTCGACCCCTTGGAGATAGAGGCCCTGGCCGCCATAAGCTATGGCTTCGCCATCGCCGCCCACGTGGTGGAGGAGATCAAGGAAGGCGTACCGTTGCGCATCATCCCTGAGGCATTGGGGGCCCGCTACGCCGGCCCCCCAGAGCGGCACATCCCACATGACCGGTGAGGGAGGTCCAGATGGTCGATTACAGCCGGTACCGCACCCTGCTCATAGAAAAGAGCGATAACGGCGTCTGTGTGGTGACCATGAACCGGCCGGAGAAGAGGAACGCCGTCAACCTGCAGATGCACCAGGAGCTGGAGCAGATCTGGCTCCATATCGCAGAGGATGACGAGGTACGATGCATCGTCCTCACGGGGGCGGGGCCCGCCTTCTGCGCGGGAGGCGATGTGGAGGGGATGGAGACGGGCTCCTTCCGTCCCCAGGGCCCCCGCGTGCCCTTTTATATGGTCCGACGCCTCATCTCCAACCTGCTGGAGGTGGAGCAACCCATCGTGGCCGCCGTCAACGGCGACGCCGCCGGCCTAGGGGCCACCTTGGCCCTCTTCTGCGACATCATCGTCATGAGTGAGACAGCCCGCATCGCCGACACTCACGTGCGCATGGGCCTGGTGGCCGGCGATGGTGGCGTCATCATCTGGCCCTGGCTGGTGGGGATGGCCCGCGCCAAGGAGTTCCTCCTCACCGGCAGGTGGGTGGACGGCAGGGAGGCGGAGCGCCTGGGCCTCGTCAACTACGCTGTCCCTGCCGACCAGGTCATGCCCAAGGCCATGGAGATAGCCCACATCCTGGCCCAAGGGGCGCCCATGGCCATCCGCTGGACCAAATACGCTATGAACAAGGTGTTGAGGGAGCACGTGAACCTGGCCTTGGACTCATCCATGTTCTTGGAAGCGATGACCATGAGCAGCGAGGACTTGCAGGAGGCGGCCCGGGCCTTCCGGGAACGCCGCCGACCGCAGTTCAAAGGTCGATAAGGAGGTGAAAGCCATGATCAGAACGCCCCTTACCGAGAGGCTGGGGATCACCTACCCCATCATCCAGGCCGGCATGGGCGGGGTAGCCAGGGCGGAGCTGGTGGCCGCCGTCTCCAACGCCGGCGGCCTGGGCGTCATCGGCGCCGGCTTCATGTCTCCCGCCCAGCTGCGGGAGGAGAT
Encoded proteins:
- a CDS encoding citrate/2-methylcitrate synthase; the protein is MTQPPKRRHVGEFLAKGDWSDYWTTRISRVEEGRIWVRGYPLEEIVERLSFVEAMWLLIRGELPTKREAALWELLLKVAMDQQFISAATCAARFVASAHPESPIPGVAAGILAHGSVTGSPRPAAEMIYRTYQAMEREGLSPQEAGLRTVDAYLARGESVPGLGHPIHKTAEPRAELLRRKAQEMGAWGPKAQLMEVIQEATQQRIGKRLPINLAGMMAALYCELGFDPLEIEALAAISYGFAIAAHVVEEIKEGVPLRIIPEALGARYAGPPERHIPHDR
- a CDS encoding enoyl-CoA hydratase-related protein; this encodes MVDYSRYRTLLIEKSDNGVCVVTMNRPEKRNAVNLQMHQELEQIWLHIAEDDEVRCIVLTGAGPAFCAGGDVEGMETGSFRPQGPRVPFYMVRRLISNLLEVEQPIVAAVNGDAAGLGATLALFCDIIVMSETARIADTHVRMGLVAGDGGVIIWPWLVGMARAKEFLLTGRWVDGREAERLGLVNYAVPADQVMPKAMEIAHILAQGAPMAIRWTKYAMNKVLREHVNLALDSSMFLEAMTMSSEDLQEAARAFRERRRPQFKGR
- a CDS encoding zinc-binding dehydrogenase, encoding MAARLHAPSSPLLIEEVPVPTPSPGEALVRVLAAGVCGSDRHMFRGQLPVANTPIVLGHEIAGTVEAIGPGVQGVEPGQAVIVRPGIPCGRCRACQAGDDNLCPQQKVLGVSEDGGFAQYVRAPMDTLVPLPEGIPFEVGAILADAVATPYHALVVRGRLKEGERVLIIGPGGVGLHAVLLARALGADVVVASDVRPQALQRAGEMGAHHTILASETLHNEVQHLMGGVDLALDCVGQRETLMEAVRSLRPGGRAVIVGMG